A region of Bacteroidota bacterium DNA encodes the following proteins:
- the rpmG gene encoding 50S ribosomal protein L33: MAKGKEARIKVILECTEAPGTSRYATTKNRRNTTGRMELKKYNAKLRKHTLHREIK; this comes from the coding sequence ATGGCGAAAGGCAAAGAAGCCCGCATCAAGGTCATCCTCGAATGCACCGAGGCGCCGGGCACGTCGCGCTACGCGACCACCAAGAACCGCCGGAACACCACCGGGCGGATGGAGCTCAAGAAGTACAACGCGAAGCTCCGCAAGCACACGCTCCACCGCGAGATCAAGTAG
- the rpmB gene encoding 50S ribosomal protein L28: MARRDQLTGKGPMSGNHVSHAHNKVRRRFNVNLQKKRFYIPEEDRWITLRVTAQTIKTINKKGISAVLAEARKQGVRV, from the coding sequence ATGGCACGCAGAGATCAGCTCACGGGCAAGGGACCGATGTCGGGCAACCACGTCTCCCACGCTCACAATAAGGTGCGCCGCCGCTTCAACGTGAACCTCCAGAAGAAGCGCTTCTACATTCCCGAAGAAGACCGCTGGATCACGCTCCGCGTCACCGCGCAGACCATCAAGACGATCAACAAGAAGGGCATCTCGGCCGTTCTCGCCGAAGCGCGCAAGCAAGGCGTCCGCGTCTAA